The Arachis ipaensis cultivar K30076 chromosome B07, Araip1.1, whole genome shotgun sequence genome includes a window with the following:
- the LOC107607635 gene encoding 4-diphosphocytidyl-2-C-methyl-D-erythritol kinase, chloroplastic gives MPTLSPQLDDVGTALSTLITSVGELPSASTMVFRRQTAQRYLCHSTRSESVFDQSSRQHSNDAGTTTIMIPAEGLEKEWVNQSTHLAVNNLVHLALTTRLPQTQSHLTSSPTHRLTVTKHHHRPRSCSAPPRRRLLAADVPRSCSSLPRRSRLFLGHAPRFLSLASSSFHQSPVHRLCSSVPLFHWFLLLFRLLLLASASAGSTGFCCFFFVWEIFLSNFHSKLHFQRPHLVRAMVSDSNTSRKQVEIEYDPEGRINKLADEVDKDAPFSRLTLFSPCKINIFLRITNKREDGYHDLASLFHVISLGDIIKFSLSPSKTTDRLSTNVSGVPLDDRNLIIKALNLYRKKTGSDNFFWIHLDKRVPTGAGLGGGSSNAATALWAANQFSGCLATEKELQEWSSEIGSDIPFFFSQGAAYCSGRGEIVQNIAPPLSLDIPMVLIKPQEACSTAEVYKRLRLDQTSNVDPLILLENIKRNGISQDVCINDLEIPAFEVLPSLKRLKQRIIAASRGEHDAVFMSGSGSTIVGVGSADPPQFVYDDDEYKDVFLSEAYFLTREANEWYREPSSSPAASPCVSETV, from the exons ATGCCGACTCTATCTCCGCAACTCGATGACGTCGGCACCGCACTGTCAACCTTGATAACTTCCGTTGGCGAGCTTCCATCGGCATCAACAATGGTCTTCCGTCGGCAAACAGCTCAGCGCTACCTCTGCCACTCCACACGAAG TGAAAGTGTTTTTGATCAGTCTTCGCGGCAGCATAGTAACGACGCAGGCACGACGACAATAATGATACCTGCAGAGGGGTTAG AAAAAGAATGGGTGAATCAATCAACTCATTTAGCAGTCAACAATCTCGTTCATTTGGCGCTCACTACCAGACTACCTCAGACCCAATCTCATCTCACTTCCTCTCCAACGCACCGTCTCACCGTCACCAAACACCACCATCGTCCTCGTTCATGCTCTGCGCCGCCACGCAGGAGGTTGCTCGCCGCTGACGTTCCTCGGTCGTGCTCTTCTCTTCCTCGTCGCTCTCGTCTCTTCCTCGGTCACGCTCCTCGCTTCCTATCGCTCGCCTCCTCGTCGTTTCACCAGTCTCCTGTTCATCGTCTCTGTTCCAGTGTTCCTTTGTTCCACTGGTTTCTTCTTCTGTTTCGGTTGCTTCTTCTGGCTTCTGCTTCTGCTGGTTCAACTggcttctgctgcttcttcttcgtCTGGGAAATCTTTTTGTCCAATTTCCACTCAAAGCTTCATTTCCAAAGACCCCACTTGGTTAGAGCCATGGTTTCTGATTCCAACACTTCAAGGAAGCAAGTAGAG ATTGAGTATGACCCTGAGGGAAGGATAAACAAATTAGCAGATGAAGTGGACAAAGATGCTCCATTTTCAAGACTTACTTTATTCTCTCCATGCAAG ATAAATATTTTCTTGAGAATAACCAACAAAAGGGAAGATGGGTATCATGATTTGGCTTCCCTGTTCCAT GTGATAAGTCTAGGTGATATAATCAAGTTCTCTTTGTCACCATCAAAAACTACGGACCGTCTCTCGACGAATGTGTCTGGGGTGCCCCTTGATGATAGAAATTTG ATTATTAAGGCGCTCAATCTTTACAGGAAGAAAACGGGAAGTGATAACTTCTTCTGG ATTCATCTTGATAAGCGGGTACCCACAGGGGCTGGGCTTGGAGGTGGAAGTAGCAATGCTGCAACTGCATTATGGGCAGCGAATCAGTTCAGCGGTTGTCTTGCCACTGAGAAGGAACTCCAAGAATGGTCGAGTGAGATTGGTTCGgatattcctttctttttctctcaagGAGCAGCCTATTGCAGCGGTCGAGGTGAG ATAGTTCAGAATATAGCTCCACCACTATCTTTGGACATTCCAATGGTTCTCATAAAGCCCCAAGAGGCCTGTTCAACTGCAGAAGTCTACAAG CGGCTACGGTTGGACCAGACCAGTAATGTTGATCCTTTAATATTGCTAGAGAATATTAAAAGGAATGGGATATCACAAGATGTTTGTATCAATGATTtag AAATTCCTGCTTTTGAAGTTCTCCCATCTCTCAAGCGATTGAAACAGCGGATCATTGCAGCTAGCCGTGGAGAACATGATGCTGTTTTTATGTCAGGAAG TGGAAGCACTATTGTCGGTGTTGGTTCAGCTGATCCTCCACAATTTgtttatgatgatgatgaatacAAGGATGTCTTCTTGTCAG AAGCTTATTTTCTCACACGAGAAGCAAACGAGTGGTACCGAGAGCCCTCTTCAAGTCCTGCCGCCTCTCCTTGTGTTTCCGAAACTGTTTAA
- the LOC107607636 gene encoding uncharacterized protein LOC107607636, which translates to MSSSKFNDQGHFFYMKINPDMQLCIVVWFERRWLVTGLLRWYGQVSHHQSPAPVKLPLDIKPSIIVEDVIDLCDHSLEENLFNDINVVPPSMNSELLDLILYQSDLDPIKQVLSLTECTSAKNNTSNNNESQTFGFPIKLQLFEERILNLTLSKIEDKLQDNGRSLKEYDQMPLLTIDALDGIDDPLIMDEMNFDLSLLKEELEYNLHIMNLEQREAFDKVISVVNDDVGGFFFVYGYGGTGKVYLYRTLSAAIRSRGEIVLNVASSGIASLLLPNGRTNHSRFKIPPDLNEDSVCCIKQRTLFAKLVCKAKLIIWDEVPMLNKLCYESLDKCLWDIMRYEKCYNSNLPFSGKVILLGGDFRQILPVIPIGSRQDIVQSSINSLYLWEFCIVMKLTTNMRLTVGASHTQLRQISQFAEWLLTISDGLPGDSSDGESEVNIPEDIIIQYNEDGFNSLVNFVYPNLLLNLNNGSYFGDRTILALTLEIVNDVNKHIMKSLIGEEKTYLSFDSFCVKEGNMKSELDTITPDVLNAINCSGLPPHLLALKEGVLVMLLRNIDQSNGLYNGTRLQVSKEPLVVSFSMTINKSQDQTLTTVELYLSKPVFTHGKLCVALSRVRSKSGVRILIENNSFKTKGTIINVVYREVFKNLGDRVYF; encoded by the exons ATGTCTTCCTCCAAGTTTAATGATCAGGGTCACTTCTTTTACATGAAAATTAACCCCGACATG CAACTTTGCATTGTTGTATGGTTTGAAAGAAGGTGGTTGGTTACGGGTTTGCTACGTTGGTATGGACAAGTTTCTCACCATCAAAGTCCCGCCCCCGTGAAGCTTCCTCTCGACATAAAACCTTCAATTATTGTTGAGGACGTTATAGACCTTTGTGACCATTCTTTAGAAG AAAATCTATTCAATGATATTAATGTTGTTCCACCCAGCATGAATTCTGAACTACTCGACCTTATTCTATATCAATCTGATCTTGATCCTATCAAACAAGTTCTTTCACTAACCGAATGTACTTCAGCTAAGAATAACACTTCTAATAATAATGAAAGTCAGACTTTTGGTTTCCCTATAA AGTTACAACTTTTTGAAGAGCGAATTCTTAATCTAACTCTTTCCAAGATTGAGGACAAATTACAAGATAATGGTAGATCACTTAAGGAGTATGATCAAATGCCTCTCTTAACTATTGATGCTCTGGATGGCATAGATGATCCTCTAATAATGGATGAGATGAACTTTGATTTATCCCTTCTGAAGGAGGAGTTGGAGTATAACTTACACATCATGAATTTGGAGCAGCGTGAAGCATTTGATAAGGTGATTAGTGTTGTGAATGATGATGTTGGAggctttttttttgtatatggaTATGGTGGTACTGGAAAGGTGTACCTCTACAGGACATTGTCAGCTGCTATACGAAGTAGAGGTGAAATTGTTTTAAATGTGGCATCCAGTGGGATTGCATCCTTATTACTCCCCAATGGCCGTACGAATCATTCAAGGTTTAAGATACCACCTGATCTAAATGAAGACTCTGTGTGTTGTATTAAGCAACGTACTTTGTTTGCTAAGTTGGTATGTAAAGCGAAGCTTATTATATGGGATGAAGTACCAATGTTGAATAAGCTATGTTATGAATCATTGGACAAATGCTTGTGGGATATTATGAGATATGAGAAATGTTATAATTCAAATCTGCCTTTTAGTGGCAAGGTTATTTTGTTAGGCGGTGATTTTAGACAGATTCTTCCAGTCATACCTATAGGCTCACGTCAAGACATTGTACAGTCTTCGATAAATTCATTATATCTCTGGGAATTCTGCATAGTTATGAAGCTAACAACCAACATGCGGCTTACTGTTGGAGCTAGCCACACTCAACTAAGACAGATTTCACAATTTGCTGAGTGGCTATTGACTATTAGTGATGGTTTGCCAGGTGATTCTTCTGATGGAGAAAGCGAAGTTAACATACCTGAAGACATCATTATTCAATACAACGAAGATGGTTTCAATTCTTTGGTTAATTTTGTTTATCCAAATTTGTTGCTAAATTTAAACAATGGGTCGTACTTCGGAGACAGAACAATACTTGCCCTTACACTTGAGATTGTCAACGATGTTAACAAGCACATAATGAAATCTTTAATTGGAGAGGAGAAGACCTACCTTAGCTTTGATTCATTTTGCGTAAAGGAAGGTAACATGAAATCTGAATTAGATACAATCACTCCAGATGTTCTTAATGCTATCAATTGTTCAGGCTTGCCGCCTCACCTGTTGGCTCTTAAAGAAGGTGTACTAGTAATGTTACTACGAAACATTGATCAATCAAATGGGCTATACAATGGCACAAGATTACAG GTTTCAAAGGAGCCATTAGTTGTTTCATTTTCTATGACTATTAACAAGTCTCAGGATCAAACTTTAACAACTGTGGAATTGTACTTGTCGAAACCTGTTTTTACCCATGGTAAACTATGTGTTGCTCTGTCAAGAGTAAGATCAAAATCCGGTGTAAGGATATTAATTGAGAATAATTCATTCAAGACAAAAGGTACAATCATCAATGTTGTTTATAGAGAAGTATTTAAGAACCTCGGTGACCGTGTATACTTCTAA